The proteins below come from a single Nocardioides eburneiflavus genomic window:
- a CDS encoding LacI family DNA-binding transcriptional regulator: MAALAGVSMKTVSRVVNGEPGVAPAKVESVERAVRQLDYRPNLTASSLRRLDGRTAAVAALLEDLANPFSAELHRALEDVAHEHDVLLFAGSLDESPEREKRLVRAFTSRRADALILAPATSDQGYLTYEVPEGTPIVFVDRAPSGYEADAVVADNVDGARRAVTHLIGHGHRRIAFLGDRTAIQTARDRFAGYQQALHARGVPFDPDLVVHGLEDAGRAAAALPRLMELRDPPSALFAAQNEITVGAIRHLQAAELQDRVAIVGFDDFPLADLLRPGVTVVAQDPTAIGRAAAERVFARLAGDSTPARTVVIPTRLVVRGSGEIPAPAGPRRP; encoded by the coding sequence GTGGCGGCCCTCGCGGGGGTCAGCATGAAGACCGTCTCCCGCGTCGTCAACGGCGAGCCCGGCGTCGCGCCCGCCAAGGTCGAGTCGGTGGAGCGGGCTGTGCGTCAGCTCGACTACCGCCCCAACCTCACCGCCAGCAGCCTGCGGCGCCTCGACGGGCGCACCGCCGCCGTCGCCGCGCTGCTCGAGGACCTCGCCAACCCCTTCTCCGCCGAGCTCCACCGGGCGCTGGAGGACGTGGCGCACGAGCACGACGTCCTCCTGTTCGCCGGAAGCCTCGACGAGAGCCCCGAGCGCGAGAAGCGGCTCGTCCGCGCCTTCACCTCGCGGCGTGCGGATGCGCTGATCCTCGCTCCCGCCACCAGCGACCAGGGCTACCTCACCTACGAGGTGCCCGAGGGCACGCCGATCGTCTTCGTGGACCGCGCCCCATCGGGCTACGAGGCAGACGCGGTCGTGGCCGACAACGTCGACGGCGCCCGACGTGCCGTCACCCACTTGATCGGCCACGGCCATCGGCGGATCGCGTTCCTCGGCGATCGCACGGCCATCCAGACCGCGCGCGACCGCTTCGCGGGGTACCAGCAAGCACTGCACGCGCGCGGCGTCCCGTTCGACCCGGACCTGGTGGTGCACGGGCTCGAGGACGCCGGCCGCGCCGCGGCCGCCCTTCCGCGGCTCATGGAGCTGCGCGACCCGCCGAGTGCCCTGTTCGCCGCGCAGAACGAGATCACCGTCGGCGCCATCCGTCACCTGCAGGCCGCGGAGCTCCAGGACCGGGTCGCCATCGTCGGGTTCGACGACTTCCCCCTTGCTGACCTGCTGCGACCCGGGGTGACGGTCGTGGCCCAGGATCCCACCGCGATCGGCCGGGCAGCGGCCGAACGAGTCTTCGCCCGCCTTGCCGGCGACTCCACTCCCGCACGCACCGTCGTCATCCCGACGCGGCTGGTCGTTCGCGGCTCGGGGGAGATCCCGGCCCCGGCCGGTCCTCGTCGGCCCTGA
- a CDS encoding glycosyl hydrolase family 28-related protein produces the protein MPPAPPHPRRPRRTPLRAVLTALALTVVGLAVPTIAPSTAAPTSAPSTPDLGERVVVVDPTMSTSEIRERADEIWRQQVDAEMSEERWSLLFRPGTYGTAAEPLQIKVGYYTEVAGLGADPSDVVINGKVEVYNRCLTDGPIQPYCVALNNFWRSLSNLTIDVNGTGQDGCRASANFWATSQAASLRRVDVRGGNLSLMDYCTEGPQYASGGYLADSRAGTIINGSQQQWLTRNSEVGSWSNGVWNQVFAGTIGAPPEANFPTEPYTTLDRTPLSREKPYLHIGDDGTWRVRVPDVRTDSRGTTWAGSTTAGTDLPLSTFHVATPDQSAKEIATALARGKNLVLTPGVYDIDRSLVVRRDDTVVLGLGHATLTAVGGATPLVVRPEATGVVVAGVTVDAGARLSPNLMHIQGRPGRSGDRRPAGEVPTTTLNDVYFRVGGPHIGKADVSLRIDADDVLIDHAWVWRADHGTEGFTAGAVGDTDRWNTNTGRVGLIVDGDRVRATGLFVEHYQEFNTIWNGEDGEVVLYQNELPYDPPSQADWTRPDGTLGWAGYKVADDVRRHRLFGGGVYVFNRNDPSITTESGFEVPERAGVRLHHVLTVNLEAGSIEHVVNDTGARVDSNAPGIPSYVVDYPAP, from the coding sequence ATGCCCCCTGCTCCTCCGCACCCGCGTCGACCCCGACGTACGCCGCTGCGAGCCGTCCTCACGGCCCTCGCCCTGACGGTGGTCGGGCTCGCCGTTCCCACCATCGCTCCGAGCACCGCCGCACCCACGTCCGCCCCGTCGACCCCGGACCTCGGCGAGCGGGTGGTGGTCGTCGACCCCACGATGTCGACCTCCGAGATCCGCGAGCGCGCCGACGAGATCTGGCGCCAGCAGGTCGACGCCGAGATGTCGGAGGAGCGCTGGTCGCTGCTGTTCCGCCCGGGCACCTATGGCACAGCCGCCGAGCCGCTGCAGATCAAGGTCGGCTACTACACCGAGGTCGCCGGCCTCGGCGCCGACCCGTCCGACGTCGTGATCAACGGCAAGGTGGAGGTCTACAACCGCTGCCTCACCGACGGGCCCATCCAGCCCTACTGCGTCGCCCTCAACAACTTCTGGCGTTCGCTGTCCAACCTCACCATCGACGTCAACGGCACCGGCCAGGACGGCTGCCGCGCGTCCGCGAACTTCTGGGCGACCTCGCAGGCGGCCTCGCTGCGCCGCGTCGACGTCCGCGGCGGCAACCTCTCCCTGATGGACTACTGCACCGAGGGCCCTCAGTACGCCAGCGGCGGCTACCTCGCCGACTCGCGTGCCGGCACCATCATCAACGGCTCGCAGCAGCAGTGGCTCACCCGCAACAGCGAGGTCGGGTCGTGGTCCAACGGCGTCTGGAACCAGGTCTTCGCCGGCACGATCGGCGCCCCGCCCGAGGCCAACTTCCCCACCGAGCCCTACACCACGCTCGACCGCACCCCCCTGAGCCGGGAGAAGCCCTACCTCCACATCGGTGACGACGGCACGTGGCGGGTCCGCGTGCCGGACGTGCGCACCGACTCGCGCGGCACGACCTGGGCCGGCAGCACCACCGCCGGAACCGACCTGCCGCTGTCGACCTTCCACGTCGCCACTCCCGACCAGTCGGCCAAGGAGATCGCCACAGCGCTGGCCCGCGGCAAGAACCTGGTGCTCACTCCCGGCGTCTACGACATCGACCGCAGCCTGGTCGTCCGCCGCGACGACACAGTCGTCCTGGGCCTCGGCCACGCCACCCTCACGGCCGTCGGCGGCGCGACGCCCCTCGTCGTACGTCCCGAGGCGACCGGTGTGGTCGTCGCGGGTGTCACCGTCGACGCAGGCGCCCGGCTCTCACCGAACCTCATGCACATCCAGGGACGTCCCGGTCGCTCCGGTGACCGCCGCCCGGCGGGCGAGGTGCCGACCACGACGCTCAACGACGTCTACTTCCGCGTGGGCGGCCCCCACATCGGCAAGGCCGACGTCTCGCTGCGCATCGACGCCGACGACGTGCTCATCGACCACGCGTGGGTCTGGCGCGCCGACCACGGCACCGAGGGCTTCACGGCCGGCGCGGTGGGCGACACCGATCGCTGGAACACCAACACCGGACGCGTCGGACTCATCGTCGACGGTGACCGCGTGCGCGCCACCGGCCTCTTCGTCGAGCACTACCAGGAGTTCAACACCATCTGGAACGGCGAGGATGGCGAGGTCGTGCTCTACCAGAACGAGCTCCCCTACGACCCGCCCTCGCAGGCCGACTGGACCCGTCCCGACGGCACGCTCGGCTGGGCCGGCTACAAGGTCGCCGACGACGTGCGTCGCCACCGGCTCTTCGGCGGCGGGGTCTACGTCTTCAACCGCAACGACCCCTCCATCACCACCGAGAGCGGCTTCGAGGTGCCCGAACGGGCCGGCGTACGCCTCCACCACGTCCTGACGGTCAACCTCGAGGCGGGCAGCATCGAGCACGTCGTCAACGACACGGGCGCGCGGGTGGACAGCAACGCCCCCGGCATCCCGAGCTACGTCGTGGACTACCCGGCTCCCTGA
- a CDS encoding type 1 glutamine amidotransferase domain-containing protein, with amino-acid sequence MTKRIAFLTASEGVEEVELTQPWQAAVDAGHTAELVSLDEGEVQLFNHLDKSSTQRVDRRVADVAIADYDALVLPGGVANPDALRMDEEAVAFIRDFVDSGKPVAAICHAAWTLVEADRVRGKRVASWPSLQTDIRNGGGDWVDEEVVVDGNLITSRNPDDIPAFSKALLGVLAG; translated from the coding sequence ATGACCAAGCGCATCGCATTCCTGACAGCTTCCGAGGGCGTCGAGGAGGTCGAGCTCACCCAGCCGTGGCAGGCCGCCGTCGACGCCGGCCACACCGCCGAGCTGGTCTCGCTCGACGAGGGCGAGGTCCAGCTCTTCAACCACCTCGACAAGTCCTCGACCCAGCGCGTCGACCGACGGGTGGCCGACGTCGCCATCGCCGACTACGACGCCCTGGTCCTGCCCGGCGGGGTCGCCAACCCAGACGCCCTGCGGATGGACGAGGAGGCCGTCGCCTTCATCCGCGACTTCGTCGACTCCGGCAAGCCCGTGGCCGCCATCTGCCACGCGGCGTGGACCCTCGTGGAGGCCGACCGCGTGCGCGGCAAGCGGGTCGCCAGCTGGCCGAGCCTGCAGACCGACATCCGCAACGGCGGCGGCGACTGGGTCGACGAGGAGGTCGTCGTCGACGGCAACCTCATCACCAGCCGCAACCCCGACGACATCCCGGCCTTCTCGAAGGCTCTCCTCGGGGTCCTCGCCGGCTAG
- a CDS encoding type IV toxin-antitoxin system AbiEi family antitoxin domain-containing protein: MMKPVQLAELPVVSSRATLLDVGMSDRHITSLVRAGTLVRIRRGQYVDGGAWRSLGRADRHRLLTRGVMLAAHAGTTATHVSAAIEWGAPVWDLPLDVVHTTRCDGKVGRRRQDWIQHGGVLPAKDVTVMHGVPVSVAARTCVEITTITDVERSLVVVNGLLHSGATTEQEFADWARSARYWPHSLATDLVVRLCDMRLESAGESRFHYLCWRQHLPRPTPQVKVHDERGRLVGRVDFLWEDFGVFVEFDGKEKYIKYRRDGETLDEFLMREKKREELICQLTGWVCIRVTWADLANPEILARRVRKMLDSRRPLGA; the protein is encoded by the coding sequence ATGATGAAGCCTGTACAGCTCGCCGAGCTCCCCGTGGTGTCCTCGCGCGCCACCCTGCTAGACGTGGGCATGTCCGACCGACACATCACGTCACTCGTGCGCGCCGGCACGCTCGTCCGGATCCGCAGGGGCCAGTACGTCGACGGCGGGGCATGGCGTTCGCTCGGCCGCGCCGACCGGCACCGACTCCTCACGCGCGGAGTGATGCTCGCTGCTCACGCGGGCACGACGGCCACGCACGTCTCGGCTGCCATCGAGTGGGGCGCGCCCGTGTGGGACCTCCCGCTCGACGTCGTCCACACCACCCGCTGCGACGGCAAGGTGGGGCGCAGACGCCAGGACTGGATCCAGCACGGTGGCGTCCTGCCCGCCAAGGACGTCACCGTGATGCACGGAGTTCCCGTGTCCGTCGCGGCCCGCACCTGTGTCGAGATCACGACGATCACCGATGTCGAGCGGAGCCTGGTCGTCGTCAACGGCCTGCTCCACTCGGGCGCCACCACGGAGCAGGAGTTCGCCGACTGGGCGCGCAGCGCGCGCTACTGGCCGCACAGCCTGGCGACTGACCTGGTGGTGAGGCTGTGCGACATGCGGCTCGAGTCGGCTGGCGAGTCGCGGTTCCACTACCTCTGCTGGCGCCAGCACCTGCCTCGCCCGACTCCGCAGGTCAAGGTGCACGACGAGCGCGGTCGACTGGTCGGGCGCGTCGACTTCCTGTGGGAGGACTTCGGTGTCTTCGTGGAGTTCGACGGCAAGGAGAAGTACATCAAGTACCGCCGCGACGGCGAGACCCTCGACGAGTTCCTGATGCGCGAGAAGAAGCGCGAGGAGCTCATCTGCCAGCTCACGGGATGGGTGTGCATCCGAGTGACGTGGGCGGACCTCGCGAACCCCGAGATCCTCGCGCGCCGCGTACGCAAGATGCTCGACTCCCGCCGCCCCCTGGGCGCCTAG
- a CDS encoding acyl-CoA dehydrogenase family protein, which translates to MTARRQLPTDEARDLLALTREIATKELAPRSAEAEATETFPREVFRMLGQAGLLSLPYPEEHGGGDQPYEVYLQVLEEIGAVWSSVGVGVSVHALSCFGLAEFGTDEQRARWLPDMLGGDLLGAYCLSEPHAGSDPAAMRTTARRDGDSYVINGAKAWTTHGGHADFYKVMARTSDDAGASRGAGISCFLVPADSEGLSADPPERKMGLTGSATATMRFDNVRVDASRLLGAEGEGLRIALKGLDSGRLGIAAVAVGLAQGALDAAVAYARERETFGTRIIDHQGLAFVLADMEAAVVSARATLLHAARLKDAGLPFSREASIAKLVATDNAMKVTTDAVQVLGGYGYTRDFPVERYMREAKVMQIFEGTNQIQRMVISRSLAKDDAGAIG; encoded by the coding sequence ATGACCGCCCGCCGCCAGCTGCCCACCGACGAGGCCCGCGACCTGCTCGCCCTGACGCGCGAGATCGCCACCAAGGAGCTCGCCCCCAGGTCTGCGGAGGCGGAGGCCACCGAGACCTTCCCGCGCGAGGTCTTCCGGATGCTCGGCCAGGCCGGGCTGCTGTCCCTGCCCTACCCCGAGGAGCACGGCGGCGGGGACCAGCCCTACGAGGTCTACCTCCAGGTGCTCGAGGAGATCGGCGCCGTGTGGTCGTCGGTCGGGGTCGGCGTCTCGGTGCATGCCCTGTCCTGCTTCGGCCTCGCCGAGTTCGGCACCGACGAGCAGCGCGCCCGGTGGCTGCCCGACATGCTCGGCGGCGACCTGCTCGGCGCCTACTGCCTCTCCGAGCCGCACGCCGGGTCCGACCCCGCCGCGATGCGTACGACCGCCCGCCGCGACGGCGACTCGTACGTGATCAACGGCGCGAAGGCCTGGACCACCCACGGCGGGCACGCCGACTTCTACAAGGTGATGGCCCGCACCTCCGACGACGCTGGTGCTTCTCGGGGGGCAGGCATCTCCTGCTTCCTCGTCCCCGCCGACTCCGAGGGCCTGTCCGCCGACCCGCCCGAGCGCAAGATGGGCCTCACCGGCTCCGCCACCGCGACCATGCGCTTCGACAACGTCCGCGTCGACGCCTCCCGCCTCCTCGGCGCGGAGGGCGAGGGCCTCCGCATCGCGCTCAAGGGACTCGACTCCGGCCGCCTCGGCATCGCCGCCGTCGCCGTCGGCCTCGCGCAGGGCGCCCTCGACGCGGCCGTGGCGTACGCCCGTGAGCGCGAGACCTTCGGCACCCGGATCATCGACCACCAGGGCCTGGCCTTCGTGCTCGCCGACATGGAGGCCGCCGTCGTCTCGGCCCGCGCCACGCTGCTTCACGCCGCGCGGCTCAAGGACGCCGGCCTGCCGTTCTCCCGCGAGGCCTCGATCGCCAAGCTCGTCGCCACCGACAACGCCATGAAGGTCACCACAGACGCCGTCCAGGTCCTCGGTGGCTACGGCTACACCCGCGACTTCCCGGTCGAGCGCTACATGCGCGAGGCCAAGGTGATGCAGATCTTCGAGGGCACCAACCAGATCCAGCGGATGGTCATCTCGCGCTCGCTCGCGAAGGACGACGCGGGCGCGATCGGCTGA
- a CDS encoding VanZ family protein, producing MGWRGERRVLVALALGYVVALAVLVGGPWGSALNRFTVACYVRFRYDWPIAPDWVLPEHYGVLLNVVLFVPLGALFVLLTGRQWWVATAVAATGSLVIEAVQWLWLDRQGTWSDVAANTLGAAIGAVGVGLAVSLLARRR from the coding sequence GTGGGCTGGAGGGGCGAACGCCGGGTGCTGGTCGCCCTCGCGCTCGGCTACGTCGTGGCGCTCGCGGTCCTGGTCGGCGGGCCCTGGGGCTCGGCCCTCAACCGCTTCACCGTCGCGTGCTACGTCCGGTTCAGGTACGACTGGCCGATCGCGCCCGACTGGGTCCTCCCCGAGCACTACGGCGTGCTGCTCAACGTGGTGCTGTTCGTCCCGCTCGGGGCGCTGTTCGTGCTGTTGACCGGCCGACAGTGGTGGGTGGCGACGGCGGTCGCCGCCACCGGGTCCCTCGTGATCGAGGCGGTGCAGTGGCTGTGGCTCGACCGGCAGGGCACGTGGAGCGACGTCGCGGCCAACACGCTGGGCGCGGCGATCGGGGCGGTGGGGGTCGGCCTGGCGGTCAGTCTTCTCGCGCGACGCCGATGA
- a CDS encoding PqqD family protein, translating into MAATVTRYRIADDVAWVSEEELDGGETPTAYLTRLPKGPPILLEGSGCVVWLALADGGTLDEVVDAAAAMSGTSTEEIRDDVETLVDQLVIIGVARED; encoded by the coding sequence GTGGCGGCGACCGTGACGCGCTACCGCATCGCCGACGACGTCGCATGGGTGAGCGAGGAGGAGCTCGACGGCGGCGAGACCCCGACCGCCTACCTCACCCGGCTGCCGAAGGGTCCGCCGATCCTGCTCGAGGGCTCCGGGTGCGTGGTGTGGCTCGCGCTCGCCGACGGCGGCACCCTGGACGAGGTCGTCGACGCGGCCGCCGCCATGTCGGGGACCAGCACCGAGGAGATCCGCGACGACGTGGAGACGCTGGTCGACCAGCTCGTGATCATCGGCGTCGCGCGAGAAGACTGA
- a CDS encoding nucleotidyltransferase family protein yields the protein MDEHREGRAAPIAARVHLAHAVVQKLADDRDIDLLHLKGPAVLPGLRAEGRQSSDVDVLVRPSHLSRLVDALESVGFEQRTDFSTGSVFAHAANWWHDDWGWVDVHTSWPGVTIDAEAAYGVLARSLVHREIAHRACPVPDHTSQRLILVLHAARSGGRTDVDHAWVGATPEEQDAVRRLAAELGAEVALAAGIGELELHRRDPSYLLWRYFSEGGTRLDEWRARLAAAPTVRAKAALVSAATRVNRDHLRMELGRTPTRDEVRERQRLRVRKAFAEVSGRATASAMKRWRRP from the coding sequence ATGGACGAGCACCGGGAGGGCCGGGCGGCCCCGATCGCCGCGCGCGTCCACCTCGCCCATGCCGTCGTGCAGAAGCTCGCCGACGACCGCGACATCGACCTGCTCCACCTCAAGGGGCCGGCCGTCCTGCCGGGCCTGCGGGCGGAGGGTCGCCAGTCCAGCGACGTCGACGTGCTCGTGCGCCCGAGCCACCTCTCCCGACTGGTCGACGCGCTGGAGTCCGTCGGCTTCGAGCAACGCACCGACTTCTCGACCGGGTCGGTGTTCGCCCACGCCGCCAACTGGTGGCACGACGACTGGGGGTGGGTCGACGTCCACACCAGCTGGCCGGGCGTCACCATCGACGCCGAGGCGGCGTACGGGGTCCTCGCCCGCAGCCTCGTCCACCGCGAGATCGCCCACCGCGCCTGCCCGGTCCCCGACCACACCTCCCAGCGGCTGATCCTGGTCCTCCACGCCGCTCGCTCCGGTGGGAGGACCGACGTCGACCACGCCTGGGTGGGTGCGACACCGGAGGAGCAGGACGCCGTACGCCGGCTGGCCGCCGAGCTGGGCGCGGAGGTCGCGCTCGCCGCCGGGATCGGGGAGCTCGAGCTCCACCGCCGCGACCCCTCCTACCTGCTGTGGCGCTACTTCAGCGAGGGCGGGACCCGTCTCGACGAGTGGCGCGCACGGCTCGCGGCCGCGCCGACCGTACGCGCGAAGGCAGCGCTGGTGAGCGCCGCGACGCGTGTCAACCGCGACCACCTGAGGATGGAGCTGGGCCGTACGCCCACCCGGGACGAGGTGCGCGAGCGCCAGCGCCTGCGAGTGAGGAAGGCGTTCGCGGAGGTGTCGGGCAGGGCCACCGCGAGTGCCATGAAGAGGTGGCGGCGACCGTGA
- a CDS encoding polysaccharide biosynthesis tyrosine autokinase — translation MTFGDFVRLTRAYVWVLVGCTVLGAAVMAAWTTREPVLYSATSAGLVQVGNAASAAEEQGNAQLAEDKAVLYAYLVSTTPVAERVVEDLGLDVPPSAIAGRFSASVDASVNALTVTAIGSTPQEARDLATAVVDAVVVYAQEVETGEENPRGDPLTRIVAVEPAQLPSAPFSPDYRSAALKGALGGLALAYAVLIARRLLDRRIRSAAHVEEATGAAVLGVIPTEDSLGRTHRGVRGDLGRAAEAFRLLRTNLRFVDVDNEPRRIVVTSALAGEGKSTVSANIARLVAQAGTPVLLIDADLRRPMLATTFEVDGAVGLTQALAGDVDVRDVIVQSGMANLSLLPAGRIPPNPSELLGSLRMKQFIDELSHDYFVILDAPPLLPVTDAGLLSAFCDGALLVQAAGKTQIEQSQHCRRILDQVGSRLLGVVLNKAPVKGAAAIAYGGGYGGYGGYQAEYASLEAESSAGKGWRKKADKADKPDKADKPDKPAQAEQAEAGEAEKATRS, via the coding sequence ATGACGTTCGGGGACTTCGTCCGGCTGACCCGCGCCTATGTGTGGGTGCTGGTCGGCTGCACGGTCCTCGGTGCGGCGGTGATGGCCGCGTGGACCACGCGCGAGCCGGTCCTCTACTCGGCGACGTCCGCGGGCCTGGTGCAGGTCGGCAACGCGGCGAGCGCCGCCGAGGAGCAGGGCAACGCCCAGCTCGCCGAGGACAAGGCGGTGCTCTACGCCTACCTGGTCTCCACGACGCCGGTGGCCGAGCGGGTCGTGGAGGACCTCGGGCTCGACGTGCCGCCGTCCGCCATCGCGGGCCGCTTCTCGGCGTCGGTCGATGCCAGCGTCAACGCCCTGACGGTGACCGCGATCGGCAGCACGCCGCAGGAGGCGCGCGACCTGGCCACCGCCGTCGTCGATGCCGTCGTGGTCTACGCCCAGGAGGTCGAGACCGGCGAGGAGAACCCGCGCGGGGACCCGCTGACGCGGATCGTGGCGGTCGAGCCGGCACAGCTCCCCTCGGCCCCGTTCAGCCCCGACTACCGCAGTGCGGCGCTGAAGGGCGCCCTCGGCGGTCTCGCCCTCGCCTACGCCGTGCTCATCGCCCGCCGGCTGCTCGACCGCCGCATCCGCTCGGCCGCGCACGTCGAGGAGGCCACCGGCGCCGCGGTGCTCGGCGTCATCCCCACGGAGGACTCGCTCGGTCGTACGCACCGGGGTGTCCGCGGCGACCTGGGGAGGGCCGCGGAGGCCTTCCGGCTGCTGCGCACCAACCTGCGCTTCGTCGACGTCGACAACGAGCCCCGCCGCATCGTGGTGACCTCTGCGCTGGCAGGGGAGGGCAAGTCGACGGTCTCGGCCAACATCGCGCGCCTCGTCGCGCAGGCCGGCACGCCCGTGCTGCTGATCGACGCCGACCTGCGCCGGCCGATGCTCGCCACGACCTTCGAGGTCGACGGAGCCGTCGGCCTCACCCAGGCCCTGGCGGGCGACGTGGACGTGCGCGACGTGATCGTCCAGTCGGGCATGGCCAACCTGAGCCTGCTCCCCGCCGGTCGCATCCCGCCGAACCCGAGCGAGCTGCTCGGCTCGCTGCGGATGAAGCAGTTCATCGACGAGCTCTCGCACGACTACTTCGTGATCCTCGACGCGCCGCCCCTGCTCCCGGTCACCGACGCGGGCCTGCTGTCGGCGTTCTGCGACGGTGCGCTGCTGGTCCAGGCGGCCGGCAAGACCCAGATCGAGCAGAGCCAGCACTGCCGCCGCATCCTCGACCAGGTCGGCAGCCGCCTCCTCGGGGTCGTGCTCAACAAGGCGCCGGTCAAGGGCGCGGCCGCCATCGCCTACGGCGGCGGCTACGGCGGCTACGGCGGCTACCAGGCCGAGTACGCCTCGCTCGAGGCGGAGTCCTCGGCGGGCAAGGGCTGGCGCAAGAAGGCCGACAAGGCCGACAAGCCCGACAAGGCCGACAAGCCCGACAAGCCCGCGCAGGCGGAGCAGGCCGAGGCGGGCGAGGCCGAGAAGGCCACCAGGTCCTGA
- a CDS encoding sugar transferase: MRPDGSRLLPWLLGAVDLVMIALATVLAIRFRMTLPIFATAGDILENTALASVFFLGTWLVMLVYFGAYELHVIGAGTEEFKLVVNASVFTAALVATMAYLMQYPLSRGFFVLYFPLGVMTLLLGRLLSRRVIQRLRRAGHLNSKVLLVGSPIYIAEIHQVLARESWLGYQVMGCLVPAVHAGPETISSGVPVLGLIEDVRAVVDEFSPDIVFFTAGAVKSSTALRRLAWDLEDHAHVQIIVAPNVTDVSSERVRIRPVAGLPLMHLGRSRSQLATNDAKRAFDLFGSLAVLALVWPVLLALMLWIRLHDGGPALFRQVRVGRQGAEFTCLKLRSMSIDAEDRLAELEARDHVLFKSSDDPRVTRPGRFIRRFSLDELPQLWNVVRGEMSLVGPRPPLPTEVEQYEDDMLRRLNVMPGMTGLWQVSGRSDLSWEDTVRLDLYYVDNWSMVQDLLILARTVTAVLASRGAY, encoded by the coding sequence GTGCGTCCCGATGGCTCCCGGCTGCTGCCGTGGCTGCTCGGCGCCGTGGACCTGGTGATGATCGCGCTGGCGACCGTCCTGGCCATCCGGTTCCGGATGACCCTGCCGATCTTCGCCACGGCCGGTGACATCCTCGAGAACACCGCCCTCGCCAGCGTCTTCTTCCTCGGCACGTGGCTGGTCATGCTCGTCTACTTCGGGGCCTACGAGCTGCACGTGATCGGCGCCGGCACCGAGGAGTTCAAGCTCGTCGTCAACGCGTCGGTCTTCACCGCCGCGCTGGTCGCGACCATGGCCTACCTCATGCAGTACCCGCTCTCCCGCGGCTTCTTCGTCCTCTACTTCCCGCTGGGCGTCATGACGCTGCTGCTCGGGCGACTGCTCAGCAGACGGGTCATCCAGCGGCTGCGGCGGGCCGGGCACCTCAACTCCAAGGTGCTGCTCGTCGGCAGCCCGATCTACATCGCCGAGATCCACCAGGTGCTGGCCCGCGAGTCCTGGCTCGGCTACCAGGTGATGGGCTGCCTGGTGCCGGCCGTCCACGCCGGTCCGGAGACCATCTCCTCGGGCGTCCCGGTCCTCGGGCTCATCGAGGACGTCCGCGCGGTCGTCGACGAGTTCTCGCCCGACATCGTGTTCTTCACCGCGGGCGCAGTGAAGTCCTCCACCGCGCTGCGCCGCCTCGCCTGGGACCTCGAGGACCACGCGCACGTCCAGATCATCGTCGCCCCCAACGTCACCGACGTCTCGAGCGAGCGCGTACGGATCCGCCCGGTCGCCGGGCTGCCCCTCATGCACCTGGGGCGCTCCCGCTCGCAGCTGGCGACCAACGACGCCAAGCGCGCCTTCGACCTCTTCGGCTCGCTGGCCGTCCTCGCCCTCGTCTGGCCGGTCCTGCTCGCCCTCATGCTCTGGATCAGGCTCCACGACGGCGGCCCCGCGCTGTTCCGACAGGTCCGGGTCGGGCGTCAGGGCGCCGAGTTCACCTGCCTCAAGCTGCGCTCGATGTCGATCGACGCCGAGGACCGGCTCGCCGAGCTCGAGGCACGCGACCACGTCCTCTTCAAGAGCTCCGACGACCCTCGCGTCACCCGTCCGGGCAGGTTCATCCGGCGCTTCTCCCTCGACGAGCTCCCCCAGCTGTGGAACGTCGTGCGCGGCGAGATGAGCCTGGTGGGCCCCCGACCGCCGCTGCCCACCGAGGTCGAGCAGTACGAGGACGACATGCTGCGCCGCCTCAACGTGATGCCCGGCATGACCGGCCTGTGGCAGGTCTCCGGGCGCTCCGACCTGTCGTGGGAGGACACCGTCCGACTCGACCTCTACTACGTCGACAACTGGTCGATGGTGCAGGACCTGCTGATCCTGGCGCGCACGGTCACCGCCGTGCTGGCCAGCCGCGGCGCGTACTGA